Proteins from a single region of SAR202 cluster bacterium:
- a CDS encoding sortase, protein MLKRLTARLKTRRAAVIAAWLLVLSGLGVAAGMPLFYWRQDQSADRFLTQLTAQVASLQDTPSYLPLPSENDSIAIDLPTPPNPAAPGTPIAASQEPAPSPEPRVDPAYTSPAPIPTATPKPPAKEKISVNAFGKTYIFESLQDTLPSLGALPPAERILVPSIDVDAPVNTLDLIKDEDNKLYYQQPKGSIGRIETAGNPGEGARGWYFGHIRSSGPSDEKFEQLPSVMDKITNGEPVDVILFAGGSAYLYRAYGKPVILTSVEMDSGYFHKNLYAPKAEIVLVTCVPPNKPTHRFLMTAELIGVAEL, encoded by the coding sequence ATGCTCAAAAGGTTGACAGCTCGATTAAAGACCAGACGCGCCGCCGTTATAGCCGCCTGGCTTCTGGTCCTGTCAGGCCTGGGCGTGGCCGCGGGGATGCCACTCTTCTACTGGCGGCAGGACCAGAGCGCAGACCGGTTCCTCACCCAGCTTACCGCCCAGGTCGCCTCGCTCCAGGACACACCCTCCTACCTCCCGCTGCCCTCAGAAAACGATTCCATCGCCATTGACCTGCCGACACCTCCCAACCCGGCAGCGCCTGGGACTCCCATCGCCGCGTCGCAAGAGCCGGCACCGTCGCCAGAACCCCGCGTTGACCCGGCGTACACCTCCCCTGCCCCCATTCCCACCGCCACCCCGAAACCGCCTGCCAAAGAAAAGATAAGCGTCAACGCCTTTGGCAAAACCTATATCTTCGAGTCCCTCCAAGACACTCTGCCAAGCCTGGGCGCTCTGCCTCCTGCTGAACGGATTCTTGTTCCCTCCATAGACGTGGACGCCCCGGTGAATACCCTCGACCTCATTAAGGATGAGGACAACAAGTTGTACTACCAGCAGCCCAAGGGGTCCATAGGCCGAATCGAGACTGCCGGCAACCCTGGCGAAGGCGCGCGAGGCTGGTACTTCGGGCACATTCGCAGTTCCGGCCCCAGCGACGAAAAATTCGAGCAGCTTCCCTCTGTAATGGACAAGATAACAAATGGTGAGCCCGTGGACGTGATCTTATTCGCTGGGGGCAGCGCCTACTTATACCGCGCTTACGGCAAGCCTGTGATCCTTACGTCCGTTGAGATGGACAGCGGGTACTTTCATAAGAACCTTTACGCCCCAAAGGCGGAGATAGTCCTTGTCACCTGCGTCCCGCCCAACAAGCCCACCCATCGATTTCTGATGACCGCCGAGCTTATTGGCGTGGCTGAGTTATAG
- a CDS encoding high frequency lysogenization protein HflD, with amino-acid sequence MRTPSRPPPALLPSAPSPSTDKGGGFTSLITTESLTLPVLLFSALAAMLWGALHALSPGHGKTIVAAYLVGSRASFKHAFLIGIPVTVTHTITVFALGLVTLLASQYILAEDLFPWIELTSGILVIGLGLWLLQSRLRALLGDTSWLKTRLPAFGLVSRLHHPHSHGHERADDKAERDHPHSHQHIPHGGDVNWKSLMTVGVTGGLLPCPSAVVIMLSAIALHRIGFGLFLVVAFSLGLAGTLTAVALLFLYGRKLLFRFTGHQHGAMSKVGEAAMRFFPVGSAAVISAAGLIIILKATSNF; translated from the coding sequence TTGCGGACGCCCTCGCGGCCTCCGCCGGCGCTTCTCCCGTCGGCGCCCTCTCCGTCTACCGACAAGGGCGGAGGCTTCACCTCCCTTATTACCACCGAAAGCCTGACTCTGCCGGTGCTGCTTTTCTCCGCCCTGGCGGCCATGCTATGGGGCGCTTTGCATGCCCTCTCGCCCGGCCACGGCAAGACCATCGTAGCGGCCTACCTGGTGGGTTCCAGGGCCAGCTTCAAACACGCCTTCCTCATCGGCATTCCTGTGACCGTCACTCACACCATCACCGTCTTCGCCCTGGGCCTGGTAACGCTTCTCGCGTCTCAATACATCCTGGCTGAAGACCTGTTCCCCTGGATTGAGCTTACCTCCGGCATTCTAGTGATTGGCCTGGGGCTTTGGCTCCTGCAGTCGCGGCTGCGGGCGCTGCTGGGCGACACTTCGTGGCTGAAGACGCGGCTTCCCGCCTTTGGCCTCGTATCCAGGCTCCACCACCCCCATTCCCACGGCCATGAACGCGCCGATGACAAAGCTGAACGCGATCACCCGCACAGCCATCAGCACATCCCTCACGGTGGAGATGTGAACTGGAAGAGCCTGATGACCGTGGGCGTGACAGGCGGCCTTCTGCCTTGCCCCTCCGCCGTCGTTATCATGCTCAGCGCCATAGCCCTGCATCGCATCGGGTTTGGCCTCTTTCTGGTGGTGGCCTTCAGCCTTGGGCTGGCGGGCACGCTGACCGCCGTAGCCCTTCTCTTCCTCTATGGCCGAAAGCTGCTGTTCCGCTTCACCGGCCATCAGCATGGCGCAATGTCAAAAGTGGGAGAAGCAGCTATGAGGTTTTTCCCTGTGGGCAGCGCCGCCGTGATTTCCGCAGCCGGCCTGATCATTATCCTAAAAGCCACGTCCAACTTCTAA
- a CDS encoding tetratricopeptide repeat protein, with the protein MRQAAITKKNGYSVIALLFVALLAAAVTLVIRQAIAPDASPANTAPSGLGGAASTDRLIQTLQDRLSSGAESPQAYASLGGAYLQKARDTSNPSYYSMAQRAFEKSLALDSRHADALIGLGALALSRHQFQEALDYGRQAASINPYSSAAQGVIGDAYLELGQYSQAWETFQRMVDLRPDLSSYSRVSYARELQGDMPGAIQAMRQAVEAGGRASEGTSWTLVQLGHLYFKTGDLAAAQLEYLKALDLYADYIPAEAALARIYAASGDFPKAIAAHEKVVERYPAPEYAILLTETHIAAGNLEEASRAVELVNLQTRLYQQSGVNTDLEMVLFDADLGNNPSSALDRATLEYQRRPSVHAADALAWAFFKNGRSQEALGYSREALKLGTKDALMLFHAGAISHSLGLEQEARTLLTEALDINPFFSLIHKSRAEEILREISANGAPKP; encoded by the coding sequence ATGAGACAAGCTGCCATAACAAAGAAAAACGGATACAGCGTCATTGCTCTCTTATTTGTCGCCCTCCTGGCAGCCGCGGTAACGCTGGTAATCAGGCAGGCCATAGCCCCCGACGCCTCCCCTGCCAATACCGCCCCTTCCGGTCTGGGCGGCGCGGCGTCCACGGACCGGCTCATACAGACGCTCCAGGACAGGCTCTCTTCCGGCGCTGAGAGCCCTCAAGCCTACGCCAGCCTGGGCGGCGCGTACTTGCAAAAGGCCAGGGACACCAGCAATCCCAGCTACTATTCCATGGCCCAAAGGGCTTTCGAAAAATCCTTAGCCCTGGACTCCCGCCACGCCGACGCGCTAATAGGCCTGGGCGCTCTGGCGTTGTCCCGCCACCAGTTCCAGGAAGCCCTCGACTATGGGCGGCAGGCGGCATCCATCAACCCCTACAGCAGCGCCGCGCAAGGGGTCATCGGCGACGCTTATCTCGAGTTGGGCCAGTACAGCCAGGCCTGGGAGACCTTCCAGCGGATGGTGGACCTGAGGCCGGACCTGAGCTCCTACTCAAGAGTCTCCTACGCCCGCGAGCTCCAGGGCGACATGCCGGGGGCCATACAGGCCATGCGGCAGGCCGTTGAAGCGGGGGGACGCGCTTCCGAAGGCACGTCATGGACGCTGGTGCAGCTAGGCCACCTCTATTTCAAGACCGGCGACCTTGCCGCCGCCCAACTCGAGTACCTCAAGGCCCTGGACTTATACGCGGACTATATCCCCGCCGAGGCCGCCCTGGCCCGAATCTACGCGGCCAGCGGCGACTTTCCAAAAGCCATCGCCGCCCATGAAAAGGTTGTAGAACGGTATCCCGCGCCTGAATACGCCATCCTTCTGACGGAGACGCACATCGCCGCCGGCAACCTTGAGGAGGCGTCGCGGGCCGTGGAACTGGTGAACCTCCAGACAAGGTTGTACCAGCAGAGCGGGGTGAACACGGATTTGGAAATGGTGCTTTTCGACGCCGACCTTGGAAACAACCCGTCCTCGGCCCTGGACAGAGCGACACTGGAATACCAGCGTCGCCCTAGCGTCCACGCCGCCGACGCCCTGGCCTGGGCGTTCTTCAAAAACGGCCGCTCGCAGGAGGCGTTGGGCTACTCCCGCGAGGCCCTAAAGCTTGGCACCAAGGACGCGCTGATGCTCTTCCACGCCGGCGCCATCAGCCACTCCCTTGGCCTCGAACAGGAAGCGCGGACGCTTCTGACCGAAGCCCTGGATATCAATCCCTTTTTCTCTCTCATCCACAAAAGCCGGGCGGAGGAAATCCTGCGAGAGATATCTGCCAACGGTGCCCCTAAGCCATGA
- a CDS encoding DUF4331 domain-containing protein gives MVLLVIPFITSASSHREAPLISSDPQADTTDVYAFVSPDKPDTVTLIMSVNPMEEPAGGPNFHHFGDDVLYEIKIDNDGSAVEDISYQFRFKTHIMNPDTFLYNTGPITSLTDTDWNIRQTYSVTRVKGSSSTVLASDLPVAPANIGPKSTPDYEALAWAAVRSVGDGYKVFAGPTDDAFFVDLGAIFDLLTIRKLPGNKGGGVDGLQGYNVHSIAIQVPIKHLTKDGAMPDDPTDENAVIGVWGTSSRMATKVLSDMGDTPETSGDWVQVSRLGAPLVNEVVIPLGDKDKWNASVPADDAQFANYVTDPELGKLLKALYGIEAPPQGAFGSADQRDDLIAIFLTGIEGLTMPKDVVPSEQLRLNVAVPPSDDPNAMGVLGGDLAGYPNGRRLADDVTDISLRAVAGAAYPLFHPDFTPDATGVKLGDGVDENDAEFHDKFPYLAHPWQGFQSVPHGKVGAPDTGSQSTSLWWFVGAGLAAFAAGGLVLYRARRVTQVAV, from the coding sequence ATGGTCCTTTTAGTGATCCCGTTCATCACCTCGGCCTCCAGCCACAGGGAGGCCCCGCTAATCTCCAGTGATCCTCAGGCTGACACCACCGACGTCTACGCCTTTGTCAGCCCGGACAAGCCGGACACCGTGACTTTGATCATGTCCGTCAATCCCATGGAGGAGCCCGCCGGAGGTCCCAACTTCCACCACTTTGGCGATGATGTCCTCTACGAGATCAAAATCGACAACGACGGGTCGGCTGTTGAGGACATCTCCTACCAGTTCAGGTTCAAGACTCACATCATGAACCCTGACACCTTCCTCTACAACACTGGGCCCATTACTTCCCTCACAGACACGGACTGGAACATACGCCAGACCTATAGCGTTACCAGAGTTAAGGGCAGTAGTTCCACGGTGCTGGCCTCCGATCTACCCGTGGCCCCGGCCAACATCGGCCCCAAGTCCACCCCAGACTATGAGGCCCTGGCATGGGCCGCCGTCAGATCTGTGGGCGACGGATACAAAGTTTTTGCCGGCCCCACTGACGATGCCTTCTTCGTCGACCTGGGCGCCATATTCGACCTCCTTACCATTCGCAAGCTCCCAGGCAACAAGGGCGGCGGCGTGGACGGACTGCAAGGCTACAACGTCCACTCCATCGCTATCCAGGTTCCCATAAAGCACCTCACCAAGGACGGAGCCATGCCCGACGACCCCACTGACGAAAATGCCGTCATTGGCGTCTGGGGCACTTCGTCTCGAATGGCCACCAAGGTGCTTTCCGATATGGGCGACACGCCGGAAACCTCCGGCGACTGGGTGCAGGTGTCCCGGCTGGGCGCTCCTCTAGTGAACGAGGTTGTCATTCCCTTGGGTGATAAGGACAAGTGGAACGCCTCCGTGCCCGCCGATGACGCTCAGTTCGCCAACTACGTCACTGACCCTGAGCTTGGCAAGCTCCTGAAGGCCCTCTATGGCATTGAGGCGCCGCCCCAGGGGGCCTTTGGCAGCGCGGACCAGCGGGATGACCTTATCGCCATCTTCCTCACCGGCATTGAGGGCCTCACCATGCCTAAGGACGTGGTGCCCTCCGAGCAGTTGAGGCTGAACGTGGCCGTACCGCCCAGCGACGACCCCAACGCCATGGGAGTCCTGGGTGGGGACTTGGCGGGCTATCCCAATGGCCGCCGCCTGGCCGACGACGTTACCGACATCTCGCTGCGAGCTGTGGCTGGCGCGGCCTACCCCTTGTTCCATCCAGACTTTACCCCGGACGCTACCGGCGTTAAGTTGGGCGACGGCGTGGATGAAAACGATGCTGAGTTCCACGACAAGTTCCCCTACCTGGCCCATCCGTGGCAAGGCTTCCAGAGTGTTCCCCACGGCAAGGTTGGCGCACCCGATACCGGCAGCCAGTCTACCTCCCTCTGGTGGTTTGTAGGAGCAGGCCTGGCCGCTTTCGCGGCTGGCGGCCTGGTCCTCTACCGCGCCAGAAGAGTTACGCAGGTAGCTGTTTAA
- a CDS encoding MFS transporter, which produces MKKLHEYAALRSLKYPAFRYLWLSVFLWAAANWMQRLAVSWLVLKETESPIAVSMVYAFNFMPNLFLGPFAGVILDRVNRKHMLVVIQLAAGLSCLAIAVAALMGSAHTWFILTMSGVFGVSVAFNIPTVPSMVFDIVEPQDALNANALRTIAFRIMGIIGSAVGGVLVAVIGVGGTVLTSSVIFGLAAFNTALIRYQGPKREVARKSVMREMWEGFRYFSRNGAVGSMIVAAMFAEAFGFGMLALVPFFANEGFLDVGSEGLGVMQGMVGLGGGIAGVFLATYGKQGRRGWLLVIGFVFYSVFVGIFGASNIFALSMAMLLGFGLAAGLFDMTIVVLLQANVPQEMRGRVMGAWTLALGFGPVGALLLGLWGELWGVRVALYIGSAILAAAAVALIATPWVRRLA; this is translated from the coding sequence TTGAAAAAACTCCACGAATACGCCGCCCTCCGTTCCCTCAAATACCCCGCCTTCCGATATCTGTGGCTATCCGTCTTCCTGTGGGCAGCGGCCAACTGGATGCAGCGGCTGGCGGTGAGCTGGCTTGTGCTGAAAGAGACTGAGAGTCCCATAGCCGTGTCCATGGTCTATGCCTTCAACTTCATGCCCAACCTGTTCCTGGGGCCTTTCGCCGGCGTTATCCTGGACAGGGTCAACCGCAAGCACATGCTGGTGGTCATCCAGTTAGCGGCGGGGCTGTCGTGTCTCGCCATCGCTGTCGCGGCGCTGATGGGCAGCGCCCACACGTGGTTTATTTTAACGATGTCCGGCGTTTTCGGCGTGTCAGTAGCTTTCAACATCCCGACGGTGCCCAGTATGGTCTTCGACATCGTCGAGCCGCAGGACGCGCTAAACGCCAACGCCCTGCGGACCATTGCCTTCCGCATCATGGGCATCATCGGCTCCGCCGTGGGTGGCGTACTGGTGGCGGTCATCGGCGTCGGTGGGACAGTGCTGACCTCCAGCGTCATCTTTGGCCTGGCGGCTTTTAACACCGCGCTGATCAGGTACCAGGGGCCGAAGCGGGAGGTCGCCAGAAAGTCGGTGATGCGGGAGATGTGGGAGGGATTTCGTTATTTCAGCCGCAACGGCGCTGTGGGGAGCATGATCGTCGCGGCCATGTTCGCCGAAGCCTTTGGCTTCGGAATGCTGGCCCTGGTGCCGTTCTTTGCCAACGAGGGGTTTTTGGACGTGGGGTCGGAGGGGCTGGGAGTGATGCAGGGCATGGTGGGCCTGGGCGGCGGCATCGCGGGCGTGTTCCTGGCCACGTATGGCAAGCAGGGGCGGCGAGGCTGGCTCCTAGTCATCGGCTTTGTTTTCTACAGCGTTTTCGTCGGCATCTTCGGCGCGTCCAACATATTCGCGCTGTCTATGGCGATGCTGCTGGGGTTTGGCCTGGCGGCGGGCCTTTTCGACATGACCATCGTGGTGCTATTGCAGGCCAACGTGCCCCAGGAGATGCGAGGACGCGTAATGGGGGCGTGGACGCTGGCCCTGGGCTTTGGGCCGGTGGGGGCGCTGCTGCTGGGCCTGTGGGGGGAGCTGTGGGGCGTCCGCGTGGCGCTGTACATCGGCTCGGCGATACTGGCGGCGGCGGCTGTGGCCCTAATCGCGACGCCCTGGGTGCGACGGCTGGCCTAG
- a CDS encoding MFS transporter gives MARGPRIHALRSFQYPAFRYLWVSAFLWAAANWMQRLAVSWLVLKVTGSPFAVALVFALNHLPILLLGPFVGILMDRVNRKHLLMANQVAATLTCIVIALVAYSDNPQVWLVMVLSFVFGVSMAFNGPLINTLMFDIVDAKDALNANALRSIGQRSMSIVGATLGGVLTDVVGVGTAVMVSAGILLVALGNTALMKYQRLVVQWAKAGVFRQLAEGVRHFRHNPPVKTMLLGTMVAEGFGYGSLSLLPLFADEGVLDVGSKGLGVMQGAIGMGGAVAGFIWAGFSQHKRRGLVLALAFVCYGVAMAGFSVSDVFLLSLAALLLFGIAAGTYDMTIVVLLQGNVPTEMRGRVMGAWSFAIGIQPLGAMVLGALAEAFGVRVAMASAAGILVVTSLFSMLAVPHVRRLA, from the coding sequence GTGGCCCGCGGCCCCCGAATCCACGCCCTACGCTCCTTTCAGTACCCGGCTTTCCGTTACCTTTGGGTCTCAGCCTTCCTGTGGGCCGCCGCCAACTGGATGCAGCGGCTGGCAGTAAGCTGGCTGGTCTTGAAGGTCACAGGCAGCCCCTTTGCCGTCGCGTTGGTCTTCGCCCTGAACCACCTGCCCATCCTTCTGCTTGGCCCCTTTGTCGGCATCCTGATGGACCGGGTCAATCGAAAGCATCTGCTGATGGCCAACCAGGTAGCCGCGACGCTGACCTGCATAGTCATCGCCCTGGTAGCCTACTCCGACAACCCCCAGGTGTGGCTTGTCATGGTCCTGTCCTTTGTCTTCGGCGTGTCTATGGCCTTCAACGGCCCTCTTATCAACACCCTGATGTTCGACATCGTGGACGCCAAGGACGCTTTGAACGCCAACGCCCTGCGGTCCATAGGCCAGCGCTCCATGAGCATTGTCGGAGCGACGCTGGGCGGGGTGCTGACGGACGTGGTGGGCGTCGGCACCGCGGTGATGGTGTCGGCGGGAATACTGCTGGTGGCCCTGGGCAACACGGCGTTGATGAAATACCAGCGCCTCGTGGTGCAGTGGGCCAAGGCCGGGGTCTTTCGCCAGTTGGCGGAAGGCGTCCGGCACTTCAGGCACAACCCTCCTGTGAAAACCATGCTGCTGGGGACTATGGTGGCGGAGGGCTTCGGCTACGGCTCCCTGTCCCTGCTGCCCCTCTTCGCCGACGAAGGGGTCCTGGACGTCGGCTCCAAGGGCCTGGGCGTTATGCAGGGTGCCATAGGCATGGGCGGGGCTGTCGCAGGTTTTATCTGGGCCGGCTTCAGCCAGCACAAGCGTCGAGGCCTGGTGCTGGCCCTGGCCTTTGTGTGCTACGGCGTGGCGATGGCAGGCTTCTCCGTCTCCGACGTGTTTCTCCTGTCCCTGGCGGCGCTGTTGCTCTTCGGCATAGCCGCCGGCACCTATGACATGACCATTGTGGTGCTGCTGCAGGGGAACGTGCCGACGGAGATGCGGGGCCGAGTTATGGGGGCGTGGAGCTTCGCCATTGGCATCCAGCCGCTGGGGGCCATGGTGCTGGGCGCGCTGGCAGAGGCCTTCGGGGTCAGGGTTGCCATGGCGTCGGCGGCGGGCATACTGGTGGTCACATCCTTGTTTTCTATGCTGGCGGTACCTCACGTGCGCCGCCTGGCTTAA
- a CDS encoding SDR family oxidoreductase, protein MPQGKSRLEGKVAIVTGAGARGRVMGNGKAAAILFAREGAKVVAMDVSEERLADTIAVIREDGGDAIPFVGDVTKSGDCKAMVKAAVSKYGKLDILHNNVGINGPGSVVDVTEDDWDMVMSVNLTSMVLTSKFAIPEMIKSGGGAIVNISSISAIRPRGMTSYTVSKAGVVALTKAMALDYAPQRIRVNCLLPGPAYTSMVAGGMSEEMRDLRRQASPLGIEGSSWDIAYAALYLASDEARWVTGAEIVVDGGVSLVNAKR, encoded by the coding sequence ATGCCCCAGGGAAAGTCCCGTCTTGAAGGTAAGGTAGCCATTGTCACCGGCGCCGGCGCGCGAGGCAGGGTCATGGGCAACGGCAAGGCCGCGGCCATACTCTTCGCCCGCGAAGGGGCAAAGGTGGTGGCTATGGACGTGTCCGAGGAGCGCCTGGCCGACACCATCGCCGTCATCCGAGAGGACGGCGGCGACGCCATACCCTTCGTCGGTGATGTCACCAAGTCCGGCGACTGCAAGGCGATGGTTAAGGCGGCGGTGTCCAAGTATGGGAAGTTGGACATCCTTCATAACAACGTCGGCATCAACGGCCCGGGCAGCGTGGTGGACGTCACCGAGGATGACTGGGACATGGTGATGTCCGTGAACCTGACGAGTATGGTATTGACGAGCAAATTCGCCATTCCCGAGATGATAAAGAGCGGCGGCGGCGCCATTGTCAACATTTCATCTATATCGGCCATACGCCCTCGTGGCATGACCTCATATACGGTGTCCAAAGCGGGCGTGGTGGCCCTGACCAAGGCCATGGCTCTGGACTACGCCCCGCAGAGGATTCGCGTCAACTGCCTGCTGCCCGGCCCGGCCTACACGTCCATGGTGGCGGGCGGTATGTCGGAGGAGATGCGGGACCTGCGGCGGCAGGCGTCGCCCCTGGGCATTGAGGGCAGCTCCTGGGACATCGCCTACGCTGCGTTGTATCTAGCCAGCGACGAGGCGCGATGGGTCACGGGGGCGGAGATTGTTGTCGACGGCGGCGTAAGCCTCGTCAATGCCAAGCGGTAG
- a CDS encoding Ldh family oxidoreductase — protein MGHGGGDCCRRRRKPRQCQAVDSQKEADMVEQFKLKPEESVRVSEKALRATVQAMFQKVGLGRDDAALATDVLVTADLRGVDTHGVSNLLRLYLERYQNGNINAKPNWRILRESPTTATIDSDTGHGIIITPKAMEIAVEKARKTGVGMVTVTNARHLAMASYHAMVALKHDMIGVCMTSSPPTVVPTFAGKPLLGTNPIAFAAPADKEPPFVFDAATSVIPDNKVHIARRLGIPLLPGWLADDEGRPIMEPTPAPEFGKHKLVPLGSVREMGSHKGYGLGAIVDILCAVLSNSGFGAMRPRMTFAHYVAAYNVEAFTDLPRFKSMMDEFLRTLKSTPTAPGHDRVLVAGQLEWETTQDRLKNGIPLHQEVIDWFKKACGDMGIAYNLT, from the coding sequence ATGGGTCACGGGGGCGGAGATTGTTGTCGACGGCGGCGTAAGCCTCGTCAATGCCAAGCGGTAGATTCGCAGAAGGAGGCGGACATGGTGGAGCAGTTTAAGCTCAAGCCGGAGGAGTCGGTGCGGGTCAGCGAGAAGGCCCTGCGTGCTACCGTCCAGGCCATGTTCCAGAAGGTGGGACTGGGGCGTGACGACGCCGCGCTGGCCACCGACGTGCTGGTCACTGCCGATCTGCGGGGCGTAGATACTCATGGCGTCTCCAACCTCCTCCGTCTATATCTAGAGCGATACCAGAATGGCAACATCAATGCCAAGCCCAACTGGCGCATTCTTCGCGAGTCCCCTACCACCGCAACCATTGATTCGGACACGGGCCACGGCATCATCATCACGCCCAAGGCTATGGAAATCGCCGTTGAGAAAGCTAGAAAGACCGGCGTGGGTATGGTGACCGTCACCAACGCGCGGCACCTGGCTATGGCGTCGTACCATGCCATGGTCGCGCTGAAGCACGACATGATCGGCGTATGCATGACCAGCAGCCCGCCGACGGTGGTGCCCACCTTCGCCGGCAAGCCTCTGCTGGGCACCAACCCCATCGCCTTCGCCGCGCCGGCGGACAAGGAGCCGCCCTTTGTTTTCGACGCAGCCACCAGCGTCATCCCCGACAACAAGGTGCACATCGCGCGTCGCCTGGGCATCCCGCTCCTACCCGGCTGGTTGGCCGACGACGAGGGCCGCCCCATCATGGAGCCGACGCCCGCGCCGGAGTTCGGCAAGCACAAGTTGGTCCCACTGGGCAGCGTGCGCGAGATGGGATCCCACAAAGGCTACGGCCTGGGCGCGATTGTCGACATCCTGTGCGCGGTGTTATCCAATAGCGGCTTCGGCGCTATGCGGCCTCGAATGACCTTCGCCCACTACGTTGCCGCCTACAACGTCGAAGCCTTTACCGACCTGCCGCGGTTCAAGTCGATGATGGATGAGTTCCTGCGCACCCTGAAGTCCACGCCGACCGCCCCGGGCCACGACCGTGTGCTGGTGGCGGGGCAGCTGGAGTGGGAGACTACGCAAGACCGTCTAAAGAACGGCATACCTCTCCATCAAGAGGTCATCGATTGGTTTAAGAAGGCCTGCGGCGATATGGGCATCGCGTATAACTTGACCTAG
- a CDS encoding DUF3291 domain-containing protein produces MADIKWKTLTDIKPDQEYLVMASFLPLRGLWRVPRFLFYTADIQKQLNQTRGVVGYGLRALLLKRRFYTLSAWESQEALSEFNRAMPHSEIAMRLKRRMGKSKFVFWKAKGSGLPPTWDQAFSRLAMPKEPKG; encoded by the coding sequence ATGGCGGATATCAAGTGGAAGACGCTGACGGATATCAAGCCAGACCAGGAATACCTGGTCATGGCATCCTTCCTGCCATTGAGGGGTCTGTGGCGCGTGCCCAGGTTTCTTTTCTACACCGCGGACATACAAAAACAGCTTAACCAGACCAGGGGAGTCGTCGGATATGGGCTGAGGGCGCTTTTGCTCAAGCGTCGCTTTTACACGCTGTCGGCGTGGGAGAGCCAGGAGGCGCTAAGCGAGTTCAACAGGGCCATGCCCCATAGCGAGATTGCGATGCGTCTGAAGCGGCGCATGGGCAAGTCCAAGTTCGTGTTCTGGAAGGCCAAGGGGAGCGGACTGCCGCCGACATGGGATCAGGCTTTTAGCAGACTCGCGATGCCGAAGGAGCCTAAGGGTTAG